A genomic window from Ruminiclostridium cellulolyticum H10 includes:
- a CDS encoding peptidase, which translates to MKVIFTFLDGVGIGEKDRMANPVYATEQQILAQLIDNAKFQADASMGVDGLPQSATGQTTIFTGVNAPKILNRHLSGQPTISLKKVIYKSNMFSELIKRGFNVTSSNVYKDEYLKNMLNSKDRKNRPSVTSVMCMASGIDFRTLSEFINGDGVYHDITGDILKESGCRIETVTPQKAAQNLYKLSRNYDFTLYEHFLTDIQGHKADFYEAAKLIDRLDSFLDELIKQMDFEEDVLIITSDHGNIEDISIHTHTMNKVPVIVLGKKAEKVKTEIHSLIDIMPFVLELFSGNRRGSEVT; encoded by the coding sequence ATGAAAGTTATTTTTACATTTTTAGACGGAGTGGGAATAGGTGAAAAAGATAGGATGGCAAATCCTGTGTATGCTACTGAACAACAGATACTTGCCCAACTTATTGATAATGCCAAATTTCAGGCCGATGCGTCAATGGGTGTGGACGGTCTTCCGCAAAGTGCAACGGGACAGACCACAATATTCACTGGGGTAAATGCTCCCAAGATATTGAACAGGCATTTGAGTGGACAACCCACCATTTCTCTTAAAAAGGTAATATATAAATCAAATATGTTCAGTGAACTTATAAAAAGAGGTTTTAATGTTACAAGTTCAAATGTTTACAAGGATGAGTACCTGAAAAATATGCTTAACTCAAAGGACAGAAAGAATCGGCCTTCTGTAACCTCTGTCATGTGTATGGCATCCGGGATTGATTTCAGGACATTGAGTGAATTCATTAATGGCGACGGCGTATACCATGATATTACAGGAGATATACTAAAGGAGTCGGGTTGCCGGATTGAAACCGTTACACCACAGAAGGCGGCACAAAACCTTTACAAACTTAGCCGAAACTATGATTTTACATTGTACGAGCACTTTCTAACGGATATACAGGGCCATAAAGCGGATTTTTATGAAGCGGCAAAATTAATAGACAGACTGGACAGCTTCCTTGATGAATTAATAAAGCAGATGGATTTTGAAGAAGATGTACTTATTATTACCAGCGATCATGGGAATATAGAGGATATAAGTATTCATACACATACAATGAACAAGGTACCTGTTATAGTATTGGGTAAAAAAGCGGAAAAAGTAAAGACAGAGATACATTCATTGATAGACATAATGCCGTTTGTGCTTGAATTATTTTCAGGGAATAGACGCGGAAGTGAAGTAACTTAA
- a CDS encoding DUF3656 domain-containing U32 family peptidase, with the protein MAKKIELLAPAGTYDAFLAAIENGADAVYLGGKLLNARQFAGNFDDDQLERALDYAHTRDASVFLTMNTLVLDSEMQEAVEYVAKAYENGVDAFIVQDLGLAANLKKLIPGITLHASTQMTVYSTEGINALDSLGFGRTVLARELNLEEIKKICRQTPLEIEVFVHGALCICVSGQCYMSSMIGGRSGNRGKCAQPCRLPYSIKRDSSEFDSGYLISPKDICYIDHLSDLIDAGVTSLKIEGRMKSPEYVATVVGTYRKYLDLIYEKRDLSPSISSRHKVEQEDRHKLLQSFNRGGFSKGYLLGKTGPEMMAYEKPKNWGTPLGNVVSQDRNTNSVLIKLENTLGMGDGIEIWSGSKFQESPGGIITKIVKDKKLVRKAHKGDTVWVSVIKGKVQKGSRVYKTSDKEMLEQAAATYSKAGRKSPIKASFTMKYGQVPALTLQDAYGNIVSAVGEQFPQKAINKPLTKDRILEQLKKMGSTPFNIAEITLDLDEGAVIPISELNNIRRSAGEQLEQKRILSLKKESVNFDKRTFKSISYFPGNVQKINIDTKIAAMFYDYPDGMDFGDLDVDRVYLPFTEIMGNEGLLRAKHIHETGRELYAYIPAVIRGHYTDILKKNLKNVSQTVDGFLAGSPAVFEIIREKLGNSVPVVGDYTINIINSYSLNKLKELGFTGGTLSCELNLSQITELKYPADFDTELVIYGKIPVMTSEYCPIGGSVGKCEPRKCGKLCKKGVYRLSDRKGVEFIVKSDCIDCRSTIFNSNVLFAPELSEQISRTGVNYFRLSFVDEGKKDIHNICALYRSLLEHKKTEPDMEKLIERVKASGFTKGHLQKGI; encoded by the coding sequence TTGGCAAAAAAAATAGAATTATTGGCACCGGCGGGGACATATGATGCCTTTTTGGCTGCAATAGAAAATGGGGCGGATGCGGTATATCTTGGAGGAAAACTGCTTAATGCCAGACAGTTTGCAGGAAATTTTGATGATGACCAGCTGGAACGGGCATTGGATTACGCTCACACCAGAGATGCCAGTGTGTTTCTTACTATGAACACTCTGGTTTTGGATTCCGAAATGCAGGAGGCGGTAGAATATGTCGCTAAGGCATATGAAAATGGAGTAGATGCCTTTATAGTACAGGATTTAGGTTTAGCTGCCAATTTAAAAAAACTCATTCCGGGAATTACACTACATGCCAGTACACAAATGACAGTATACAGTACCGAAGGTATAAATGCTTTAGATTCACTGGGATTTGGAAGAACAGTACTGGCCAGGGAGCTGAATCTCGAGGAAATAAAGAAAATTTGCAGACAAACTCCTCTTGAAATAGAAGTTTTTGTACATGGTGCTTTGTGTATATGTGTTTCGGGACAATGCTATATGAGCAGTATGATTGGAGGAAGGAGCGGAAACCGCGGGAAATGTGCTCAGCCATGCAGACTGCCATATTCCATAAAGAGAGACAGCAGTGAATTTGACAGCGGATATCTTATTAGTCCTAAAGATATATGCTATATAGACCATTTGTCTGACCTTATTGATGCGGGGGTAACCTCTCTAAAGATAGAAGGACGAATGAAAAGTCCTGAATATGTGGCCACGGTAGTTGGCACGTACAGGAAATATCTTGACTTAATTTATGAGAAAAGAGACTTGTCCCCCAGCATATCAAGTAGACATAAAGTAGAACAGGAGGATAGGCACAAACTGCTTCAAAGTTTTAATAGAGGCGGATTTTCTAAGGGTTACCTTTTAGGAAAAACTGGCCCGGAGATGATGGCTTATGAAAAACCTAAAAACTGGGGAACACCTTTGGGAAATGTGGTTTCGCAGGACAGAAACACTAATTCCGTTCTGATAAAGCTTGAAAATACACTGGGAATGGGTGACGGAATTGAAATATGGTCCGGCAGTAAGTTTCAGGAAAGTCCGGGCGGTATAATTACAAAAATTGTAAAAGATAAGAAATTAGTAAGGAAGGCACATAAAGGTGATACTGTATGGGTTTCAGTTATAAAGGGAAAGGTTCAGAAGGGAAGCAGGGTCTATAAGACCTCTGATAAAGAAATGCTGGAACAGGCGGCTGCAACCTATTCAAAGGCAGGTAGAAAATCACCAATAAAAGCAAGCTTCACCATGAAATACGGACAAGTACCGGCATTAACTTTACAAGATGCATATGGAAACATTGTTTCAGCAGTAGGAGAGCAATTTCCTCAAAAGGCTATAAATAAGCCTTTAACAAAGGATCGAATTCTTGAACAATTGAAAAAGATGGGTTCAACACCTTTTAATATAGCGGAGATTACCCTTGACCTTGATGAGGGTGCAGTGATTCCAATAAGTGAGCTTAATAATATAAGAAGAAGTGCAGGTGAACAACTGGAACAAAAAAGAATATTGTCCCTTAAAAAAGAATCAGTGAACTTTGATAAAAGAACATTTAAATCAATTTCATATTTCCCGGGAAATGTTCAAAAAATAAATATAGATACAAAAATAGCTGCAATGTTTTATGATTATCCTGACGGAATGGACTTTGGGGACTTGGACGTTGACAGAGTGTATCTACCGTTTACGGAAATAATGGGAAATGAAGGACTTCTGCGGGCAAAACACATTCATGAGACAGGCAGGGAATTATATGCCTATATCCCGGCTGTTATAAGGGGACATTACACAGACATACTGAAAAAAAATCTAAAAAATGTTTCCCAGACCGTAGACGGGTTTCTGGCGGGGAGTCCTGCTGTTTTTGAAATAATACGGGAAAAGTTGGGTAACAGTGTGCCAGTAGTCGGTGACTATACTATAAATATAATTAACAGTTATTCTTTGAATAAGTTAAAAGAGCTGGGATTCACCGGAGGAACTCTCTCTTGTGAATTGAATCTGTCTCAGATAACTGAACTGAAATATCCTGCGGATTTTGATACTGAACTTGTGATCTACGGTAAAATCCCGGTTATGACCAGCGAATACTGTCCTATAGGCGGAAGTGTGGGAAAATGTGAACCCAGAAAGTGCGGCAAGCTTTGTAAAAAAGGGGTTTACAGGCTAAGTGACAGAAAGGGTGTTGAATTTATTGTAAAAAGTGATTGCATTGACTGCCGCAGCACAATATTCAATTCCAATGTACTATTTGCTCCTGAGCTTTCAGAACAGATAAGCAGGACTGGTGTTAACTATTTCAGGTTGAGTTTTGTAGACGAAGGTAAAAAAGATATTCATAATATATGTGCTTTATATAGAAGTTTGCTTGAGCATAAAAAAACAGAACCTGATATGGAAAAGCTGATTGAAAGGGTTAAAGCATCAGGGTTTACAAAAGGGCATTT